A stretch of Dehalogenimonas sp. THU2 DNA encodes these proteins:
- a CDS encoding metal-dependent transcriptional regulator: MIIDEHGEEILETLWIKTQEEKTRAEAEEFQSQQALEQLIEDGLVVSAGNGTLTLTAKGLPEARSVVRRHRLAERLLYDVLGTRDRVMHEKACKFEHLLDKGLDENICILLGHPKVCPHNKPIPPGKCCEAAAGQPQKLVAPLSELKPGQKGQVAYIYAVESDKLQKLMAMGVLPGAPVRLVQTFPSYVFQAGNSQFAIDREMADTIYVRLSEI; this comes from the coding sequence ATGATTATCGACGAACACGGCGAAGAAATATTGGAAACACTGTGGATCAAGACCCAGGAAGAGAAGACCCGCGCGGAAGCCGAAGAGTTCCAGTCGCAGCAAGCGCTGGAGCAGCTTATCGAGGACGGTTTAGTGGTCAGCGCGGGAAACGGCACTCTGACCTTGACCGCCAAGGGTCTGCCGGAAGCCCGCAGCGTGGTGCGCCGCCATCGCCTGGCGGAGAGACTTCTCTACGATGTCCTGGGTACTCGGGATCGTGTAATGCATGAAAAAGCCTGCAAGTTCGAGCATCTGCTGGACAAGGGCCTTGACGAGAATATCTGCATCCTGCTGGGCCACCCCAAGGTCTGCCCTCACAACAAACCCATCCCCCCGGGTAAGTGCTGTGAGGCGGCGGCGGGGCAACCACAGAAGCTGGTGGCGCCCCTGTCTGAACTTAAGCCGGGACAAAAAGGCCAGGTGGCTTATATTTACGCCGTAGAATCCGACAAACTGCAAAAACTGATGGCCATGGGCGTCCTGCCCGGCGCGCCGGTGCGGCTGGTTCAGACCTTCCCGTCCTACGTCTTCCAGGCGGGCAACAGCCAGTTCGCCATCGACCGCGAAATGGCCGATACTATTTACGTTCGATTATCTGAAATTTAG
- a CDS encoding helix-turn-helix domain-containing protein — MYDTRSSLSRTLVRLAREHGQETPDGTKLNFRLTHEDLGALVGASRVMVTNVMRSLKMAGIVKDDLDHKLVISKWFLNESRAEEPSSPIARSTDCECFQQP; from the coding sequence ATCTACGATACGCGTTCAAGCCTGTCCCGGACCCTCGTGAGACTGGCCCGGGAGCACGGTCAAGAAACGCCGGATGGAACCAAATTGAATTTCAGACTTACACATGAAGATCTTGGGGCTCTTGTTGGAGCTTCCCGGGTGATGGTCACAAACGTTATGAGATCGCTTAAAATGGCTGGAATCGTGAAAGACGATCTAGATCACAAATTGGTGATTAGCAAATGGTTTCTAAACGAATCTCGTGCAGAGGAACCCTCATCACCAATTGCTCGATCAACCGATTGTGAATGTTTCCAGCAACCGTAA
- a CDS encoding cyclic nucleotide-binding domain-containing protein → MTYLNCMADLWLFDSLSEKERKDIRKLFRRPEYLKNEYLFFEGEPANSIFLITKGRVRLIKTSEVGREVALGYLTANQLFGEEVLFDDSVRSFGAIAVEDTRLCACYKSDFESLLTQNSQLSLKVIKGLGDKIRRIT, encoded by the coding sequence GTGACATACCTAAATTGCATGGCAGATCTGTGGCTCTTTGACTCTCTGTCCGAAAAGGAACGAAAAGATATTCGAAAGCTTTTTCGTCGACCCGAGTACCTTAAGAACGAATATTTGTTTTTCGAAGGAGAACCGGCAAACTCGATTTTTCTGATCACCAAGGGTCGGGTCAGACTGATAAAGACCTCAGAAGTAGGGAGGGAGGTCGCCCTCGGATATTTAACCGCCAATCAATTGTTTGGCGAAGAAGTGCTGTTCGATGACTCGGTACGTTCTTTTGGAGCTATCGCTGTTGAAGATACACGGTTGTGCGCCTGTTATAAGAGTGACTTTGAGAGCCTGTTGACGCAGAACAGTCAACTCTCTCTGAAAGTGATCAAAGGCTTGGGTGACAAAATCCGACGCATTACTTAG